The Mercurialis annua linkage group LG2, ddMerAnnu1.2, whole genome shotgun sequence genome contains a region encoding:
- the LOC126667768 gene encoding protein phosphatase 2C 16-like isoform X2 — MISENKGNWVADDGVVNQESEEDDCLSLEGDPVLDSSCSLSVTSETSSLCGDDFLSFEAASEIGTPFVVDIIANAVDLAESNVKAEVVKDSVAVAVRLDDEIADGSNPNASAVVLQVALEKGVSGTVPRSVFEVDYVPLWGFTSICGRRPEMEDALATVPQFLKIPIQMLIGDRVLDSVGEYITHQRAHFFGVYDGHGGSQVANYCSSRIHSALAEEIECLKNDLGYGRVNDSCLGQWKKTFTNCFLKVDAEVGGKVGAEPVAPETVGSTAVVAVISSSHIIIANCGDSRAVLYRGKEPIALSVDHKPNREDEYARIEAAGGKVIQWNGHRVFGVLAMSRSIGDRYLKPWIIPEPEVTFTPRAKEDECLILASDGLWDVMTNEEACDLARRRILVWYKKNGTALPPERGDGIDPAAQAAAEYLSNRALQKGSKDNITVIVVDLKVQRKLKSKT; from the exons ATGATTTCCGAGAATAAAGGCAATTGGGTGGCTGATGATGGTGTCGTAAACCAGGAAAGTGAAGAAGATGATTGCTTATCATTGGAGGGTGATCCGGTTCTTGATAGCTCTTGTTCTCTTTCGGTGACTAGTGAGACGAGCAGCTTATGTGGGGATGATTTTCTGAGTTTTGAGGCCGCTTCTGAGATAGGAACACCGTTTGTTGTGGATATTATTGCTAATGCTGTTGATTTGGCGGAATCAAATGTCAAGGCGGAGGTTGTGAAAGATTCTGTTGCTGTAGCAGTAAGACTTGACGATGAAATTGCGGATGGGTCCAATCCAAATGCGTCTGCAGTTGTACTTCAGGTAGCTCTGGAAAAAGGGGTGAGTGGAACAGTCCCTCGCAGTGTTTTTGAGGTTGATTATGTGCCTCTTTGGGGATTTACGTCTATTTGTGGTAGGAGGCCTGAGATGGAAgatgcacttgcaactgtgcctcAGTTTCTGAAAATTCCTATTCAGATGCTAATTGGCGACCGCGTGCTTGATAGTGTGGGTGAGTATATAACTCATCAGAGGGCTCACTTTTTCGGAGTGTATGATGGCCACGGAGGCTCCCAG GTTGCTAATTATTGTAGCAGCCGTATCCATTCTGCTTTGGCTGAGGAGATAGAATGTCTTAAAAATGACCTTGGTTATGGAAGAGTAAATGATAGTTGCCTAGGCCAGTGGAAAAAAACATTCACCAATTGTTTTCTTAAGGTAGATGCTGAAGTAGGAGGCAAAGTAGGTGCTGAACCAGTTGCTCCCGAAACGGTCGGTTCAACTGCTGTTGTTGCTGTTATTTCTTCATCCCACATAATAATTGCAAATTGTGGGGACTCCCGAGCAGTCCTATATCGTGGGAAGGAGCCTATAGCACTATCAGTGGATCATAAA CCAAATCGAGAAGATGAATATGCTAGAATAGAAGCAGCCGGAGGCAAAGTTATACAGTGGAACGGGCATCGTGTCTTTGGCGTCCTTGCAATGTCGAGATCTATTG GTGATAGATATTTGAAACCATGGATTATTCCAGAACCAGAAGTGACATTTACTCCTCGGGCGAAAGAAGACGAATGCCTCATTCTGGCTAGCGACGGACTATGGGATGTCATGACAAACGAAGAGGCGTGCGATCTTGCTCGTCGACGAATACTCGTCTGGTACAAAAAAAACGGCACCGCACTTCCCCCCGAAAGAGGCGACGGCATCGATCCTGCAGCACAAGCGGCAGCGGAGTACCTCTCGAACCGCGCTCTTCAAAAAGGCAGCAAGGATAACATCACTGTCATAGTGGTGGATCTGAAAGTTCAAAGGAAGCTCAAGAGCAAAACATGA
- the LOC126667766 gene encoding aminopeptidase M1, which translates to MDQFKGQARLPKFAAPKQYDIHLKPDLSACTFSGTVSIHLDIVSTTKFIVLNAADLSVNSNSVSLKTSSKVFQAVKVELFEADEILVVEFGETLPIQSGILGIEFDGILNDKMKGFYKSSYEIDGEKKNMGVTQFEPADARRCFPCWDEPACKAKFKITLEVLTELVALSNMPVVEEKVNGPLKIVSYQETPIMSTYLVAVVVGLFDYVEDHTSDGIKVRVYCQVGKADQGKFALHVAVKTLELYKDYFSVQYPLPKLDMIAIPDFAAGAMENYGLVTYRETALLFDDKHSAASNKQRVCTVVAHELAHQWFGNLVTMEWWTDLWLNEGFATWVSYLAADSLFPGWKIWTQFLDETTAGLRLDGLEESHPIEVEINHASEIDEIFDAISYRKGASVIRMLQSYLGAESFQRSLAAYIKKYAYSNAKTEDLWAALEEGSGEPVNKLMNSWTRQMGYPVVSVKLKDHKLEFEQSQFFSSGSRGDGQWIVPITLCCGSYDAHKSFLLQSKSESLDVKEFGLVENRNTWVKLNVNQTGFYRVKYDDDLAAGLRYAIEKKRLNEMDRFGVLDDAFALCMARHQPLTSLLTLMNAYREELEYTVLSNLIAISYKIIRIAADATPELLESINQIFVNLFQFSAEKLGWDPKQGESHLDAMLRGEILTALAEFGHGPTLDEANRRFFAFVDDRNTPLLPPDIRKAAYVGVMQRVSTSNRSGYESLLRVYRETDLSQEKTRILGSLASCPDPNIVLEVLNFVLTPEVRSQDAVFGLAVSKEGRETAWIWLREKWDYISKTWGSGFLITRFVSAVVSPFASSDKAAEISEFFATRSVSSIARTLKQSLERVSINAKWVESIQNEKHLAEVVSELAHRKY; encoded by the exons ATGGATCAGTTCAAAGGCCAAGCTCGTCTCCCGAAATTCGCTGCCCCGAAACAATACGATATTCACCTGAAACCTGACCTCTCCGCCTGCACATTCTCCGGCACCGTTTCAATTCACCTCGACATCGTTTCCACCACTAAATTCATCGTCTTAAACGCAGCTGACCTCTCCGTTAACTCCAACTCCGTTAGCCTCAAAACCTCCTCTAAG GTTTTTCAAGCGGTGAAAGTTGAATTGTTTGAAGCTGATGAGATTTTGGTTGTAGAGTTCGGTGAAACTCTTCCGATTCAATCCGGAATTCTCGGGATTGAATTTGACGGTATCTTAAACGATAAAATGAAAGGATTTTACAAAAG TTCTTATGAGATTGATGGCGAGAAGAAGAACATGGGAGTTACGCAGTTCGAGCCAGCTGATGCTAGGAGGTGCTTCCCATGTTGGGATGAGCCAGCTTGTAAGGCGAAATTCAAGATTACATTGGAGGTGCTGACTGAACTAGTGGCACTTTCTAATATGCCTGTTGTTGAGGAGAAAGTAAACGGACCTCTGAAGATAGTTTCCTATCAGGAAACACCTATTATGTCTACTTATTTGGTTGCTGTTGTTGTTGGTTTGTTTGACTATGTTGAAGATCACACATCTGACG GGATCAAAGTGCGAGTTTATTGTCAAGTTGGCAAGGCTGATCAAGGGAAATTTGCATTGCATGTTGCTGTGAAGACACTTGAATTATACAAAGA TTATTTTTCTGTTCAATATCCTCTGCCCAAGCTGGATATGATAGCAATCCCGGATTTTGCAGCTGGGGCAATGGAGAACTATGGCTTAGTTACATATCGTGAAACAGCTTTGCTATTTGATGATAAGCATTCTGCTGCTTCTAACAAGCAGAGG GTTTGTACTGTTGTTGCACATGAGCTAGCACATCAGTGGTTTGGCAATCTTGTAACGATGGAATGGTGGACAGATTTGTGGCTTAACGAGGGTTTTGCAACATGG GTGAGCTATCTTGCAGCTGATAGCTTGTTTCCAGGATGGAAAATATGGACTCAGTTTCTTGATGAAACTACTGCAGGTCTGAGGCTAGATGGCCTTGAAGAATCCCACCCCATTGAG GTTGAGATAAATCATGCTAGTGAGATTGATGAAATCTTTGATGCGATAAGCTACAGAAAAGGTGCCTCTGTCATCCGAATGTTGCAAAGCTATCTTGGTGCTGAAAGCTTTCAG AGGTCACTTGCCGCATACATTAAAAAATATGCTTACTCAAATGCAAAGACAGAAGACTTGTGGGCGGCCCTTGAGGAGGGATCTGGTGAGCCTGTGAATAAGCTTATGAATTCATGGACAAGGCAAATGGGGTACCCTGTTGTATCTGTCAAACTTAAAGACCATAAACTGGAATTTGAACAG TCGCAATTCTTTTCAAGTGGTTCCCGTGGAGATGGTCAGTGGATTGTCCCAATAACTTTGTGCTGTGGCTCATATGATGCGCACAAGAGTTTCTTATTGCAATCAAAATCCGAATCTCTTGATGTGAAGGAATTCGGCCTTGTGGAGAACCGGAATACTTGGGTAAAACTTAATGTGAATCAGACTGgtttctacagggtaaaatacGATGATGACCTAGCAGCTGGACTTAGATATGCCATAGAGAAGAAGCGCCTCAATGAAATGGACAGATTCG GCGTTTTGGATGATGCATTTGCCCTTTGTATGGCTCGGCACCAGCCTTTAACCTCCTTGCTTACTCTGATGAATGCTTACAGGGAGGAACTTGAGTACACTGTGCTGTCCAACTTGATCGCT aTAAGTTACAAAATCATAAGGATTGCTGCAGATGCAACTCCTGAATTATTGGAGTCCATAAACCAGATTTTTGTTAACCTTTTCCAATTTTCTGCTGA GAAACTTGGCTGGGATCCTAAGCAAGGTGAAAGCCATCTTGATGCAATGTTGAGGGGAGAAATTTTGACTGCCCTTGCCGAGTTTGGACATGGTCCAACTCTAGATGAAGCAAATAGGAGATTTTTTGCATTTGTAGATGACAGAAACACGCCACTCCTCCCACCTGATATAAGAAAG GCGGCATATGTGGGGGTAATGCAGCGTGTCAGCACGTCAAATAGATCGGGTTATGAATCTCTTCTGAGAGTCTACAGAGAGACGGACCTAAGCCAAGAGAAAACTCGAATTCTAG GTTCATTGGCATCATGTCCAGACCCCAATATAGTCCTTGAAGTCCTGAACTTTGTTTTGACTCCTGAG GTTCGTAGTCAAGATGCTGTTTTTGGACTTGCTGTTTCCAAGGAAGGGAGGGAAACAGCTTGGATATGGCTGAGG GAAAAGTGGGATTACATTTCAAAAACCTGGGGTTCTGGATTTCTAATAACCCGTTTCGTCAGTGCAGTAGTCTCACCA TTTGCTTCATCTGATAAAGCTGCggaaatatcagaatttttcgcaACCCGGTCGGTGTCTTCAATTGCAAGAACCTTGAAGCAGAGCCTTGAACGGGTCAGCATTAACGCGAAGTGGGTTGAAAGCATTCAGAATGAGAAACATCTCGCAGAGGTTGTGTCAGAACTAGCACACAGGAAATACTAG
- the LOC126667772 gene encoding uncharacterized protein At4g33100, producing MGFINREKKTQSSSTSTSPCAQLRAAYNNCFNRWYSEKFLKGQWDKAECVSEWENYRACLSKHLDDKHLSRFLEVEIIPVDVGNPVGDAAGVSQ from the exons ATGGGGTTTATTAACAGAGAGAAAAAGACGCAATCTTCTTCAACTTCAACGTCGCCATGTGCTCAGCTAAGAGCTGCTTACAACAACTGCTTCAACAG ATGGTATTCAGAGAAGTTTTTAAAGGGTCAGTGGGACAAAGCAGAATGTGTTTCTGAGTGGGAAAATTACAGAGCTTGTCTTTCT AAACATTTGGATGATAAGCATTTGAGTCGTTTCTTGGAAGTTGAAATCATCCCAGTTGATGTAGGAAATCCAGTTGGTGATGCTGCTGGAGTTTCCCAATAA
- the LOC126667768 gene encoding protein phosphatase 2C 50-like isoform X1: MEVMSLTVVVPFRVGNSLCQNRNVDTQFETKRVKLMADAAGLFSDSVTNFSTVRDEDCNCSDLDNEVSDAKVPLPGEAKGGAAVPLLDMISENKGNWVADDGVVNQESEEDDCLSLEGDPVLDSSCSLSVTSETSSLCGDDFLSFEAASEIGTPFVVDIIANAVDLAESNVKAEVVKDSVAVAVRLDDEIADGSNPNASAVVLQVALEKGVSGTVPRSVFEVDYVPLWGFTSICGRRPEMEDALATVPQFLKIPIQMLIGDRVLDSVGEYITHQRAHFFGVYDGHGGSQVANYCSSRIHSALAEEIECLKNDLGYGRVNDSCLGQWKKTFTNCFLKVDAEVGGKVGAEPVAPETVGSTAVVAVISSSHIIIANCGDSRAVLYRGKEPIALSVDHKPNREDEYARIEAAGGKVIQWNGHRVFGVLAMSRSIGDRYLKPWIIPEPEVTFTPRAKEDECLILASDGLWDVMTNEEACDLARRRILVWYKKNGTALPPERGDGIDPAAQAAAEYLSNRALQKGSKDNITVIVVDLKVQRKLKSKT, translated from the exons ATGGAGGTGATGTCTTTGACGGTTGTGGTGCCATTTAGAGTAGGGAATTCACTGTGTCAAAACCGAAACGTCGATACTCAATTTGAGACCAAAAGGGTTAAGTTAATGGCAGACGCTGCTGGGCTATTTTCTGATTCTGTAACTAATTTTTCTACTGTTAGGGATGAAGATTGTAATTGTAGTGATTTAGATAATGAAGTTAGTGATGCAAAAGTTCCACTTCCAGGAGAGGCCAAGGGGGGAGCAGCAGTCCCTCTGCTGGATATGATTTCCGAGAATAAAGGCAATTGGGTGGCTGATGATGGTGTCGTAAACCAGGAAAGTGAAGAAGATGATTGCTTATCATTGGAGGGTGATCCGGTTCTTGATAGCTCTTGTTCTCTTTCGGTGACTAGTGAGACGAGCAGCTTATGTGGGGATGATTTTCTGAGTTTTGAGGCCGCTTCTGAGATAGGAACACCGTTTGTTGTGGATATTATTGCTAATGCTGTTGATTTGGCGGAATCAAATGTCAAGGCGGAGGTTGTGAAAGATTCTGTTGCTGTAGCAGTAAGACTTGACGATGAAATTGCGGATGGGTCCAATCCAAATGCGTCTGCAGTTGTACTTCAGGTAGCTCTGGAAAAAGGGGTGAGTGGAACAGTCCCTCGCAGTGTTTTTGAGGTTGATTATGTGCCTCTTTGGGGATTTACGTCTATTTGTGGTAGGAGGCCTGAGATGGAAgatgcacttgcaactgtgcctcAGTTTCTGAAAATTCCTATTCAGATGCTAATTGGCGACCGCGTGCTTGATAGTGTGGGTGAGTATATAACTCATCAGAGGGCTCACTTTTTCGGAGTGTATGATGGCCACGGAGGCTCCCAG GTTGCTAATTATTGTAGCAGCCGTATCCATTCTGCTTTGGCTGAGGAGATAGAATGTCTTAAAAATGACCTTGGTTATGGAAGAGTAAATGATAGTTGCCTAGGCCAGTGGAAAAAAACATTCACCAATTGTTTTCTTAAGGTAGATGCTGAAGTAGGAGGCAAAGTAGGTGCTGAACCAGTTGCTCCCGAAACGGTCGGTTCAACTGCTGTTGTTGCTGTTATTTCTTCATCCCACATAATAATTGCAAATTGTGGGGACTCCCGAGCAGTCCTATATCGTGGGAAGGAGCCTATAGCACTATCAGTGGATCATAAA CCAAATCGAGAAGATGAATATGCTAGAATAGAAGCAGCCGGAGGCAAAGTTATACAGTGGAACGGGCATCGTGTCTTTGGCGTCCTTGCAATGTCGAGATCTATTG GTGATAGATATTTGAAACCATGGATTATTCCAGAACCAGAAGTGACATTTACTCCTCGGGCGAAAGAAGACGAATGCCTCATTCTGGCTAGCGACGGACTATGGGATGTCATGACAAACGAAGAGGCGTGCGATCTTGCTCGTCGACGAATACTCGTCTGGTACAAAAAAAACGGCACCGCACTTCCCCCCGAAAGAGGCGACGGCATCGATCCTGCAGCACAAGCGGCAGCGGAGTACCTCTCGAACCGCGCTCTTCAAAAAGGCAGCAAGGATAACATCACTGTCATAGTGGTGGATCTGAAAGTTCAAAGGAAGCTCAAGAGCAAAACATGA